The Corynebacterium occultum sequence ATCAACCATCAGACCCCCCCTTCCCTGACGGGGAAAAACAAACGGGGATCCGACATAAAAACTTAGTCAACCATACCGACTGACCCCACCCCGAAAGATGCGGCCCATGATTTACAGTGCAAGCAACGATCTCTCACACCCGGTATGACCCGACCCACCACACCCAAACCGGATGCAGGCAGGCCACGACAAACAAAAAATAAAATGGCACACTATTGAGTTCTCACACAACACAACCACACCACCCACACCCACCACCACACAGTGACAGTCAATGAGGATCCCTGCAGCTCGTTAATTATCCCGCCAACGAAGAATGTTTTCCTACCGCCACACGAGGAACACACTGTGCTCCGGGGCGTTGTCGGTCTCGCTGACTCACATAAAGTTACACACCCACCCGAGAAAACACAAAACCACTGCTCAAAGGATCAATCCCCGCGACAATGACTTTCACGTCATCATCACGGGGATGCGTTGTGGGCAGTTCTGGCATTCCCAAGGGGCCCGCAAGGAGCGGCTCCCCTATCTACTTATGGGTGACTCGTCGGATATCTGCACCGAGCTTCTGGAGGTTCTCCACGAAGTACGGGTAGCCACGATCAATGTGATAGACATCGTGCACCCGAGTTTCATCATCAGCGACCAGTGCGGCAAGCACCAGTCCAGCGCCGGCGCGAATATCAGAGCTCCACACCTCTGTAGAGGAGAGCTCCTCTATTCCCCGGATGACCACATGGTGGCCGTCGACGGTGGCGTCGGCACCGAGCCGTGCCATCTCATCCACGAAACGGAAGCGGGATTCGAAGACATTCTCGGTGATCACGCTCATCCCCTCAGCAATGGAGGCGATACCGATCGCCATGGGCTGCAGGTCGGTGGGAAATCCCGGGAAAGGCAGGGTCTGATAGTCCACCGCCAGGGGACGCTGGTTCATCTGCACACGGAAACCATTGGCGAAGGTCTCCACCTCAGCTCCGGCGACCTTGAGCTTTTCCAGCGCCAGGTGCAGATGGGTCGGAGAGATTCCACCGACAGTGATATCTCCACGAGTCATGGCTGCGGCATAGGCCCAGGTGCCGGCCACAATGCGATCCCCGATGACCTCATGTTCGGTCGGGTGCAGCTTTTCCACACCGGTGATGGTGATGGTGCTGGTACCCGCCCCTTCCACCTGGGCACCCATGGAGTTGAGCATGTTGCAGAGGTCGATGATCTCGGGTTCGCGAGCAGCGTTATCCAGGACAGTGGTGCCCTGGGCCATGACCGAGGCGGTGAGAATATTCTCGGTGGCGCCGACCGAGGGGAAATCCAGGGAGATATTGGCACCGACCAGCTGATCAACTTCCGCAACCACGGCACCATGCTGGATCCGGGTGCTGGCTCCGAGCTTCTCCAGACCGGTCTGGTGCATATCCAGCGGCCGGGTTCCGATGGCATCACCACCGGGGAGAGCCACCACCGCTCTGCCGCAGCGCGCAGTGAGTGGGCCAAGCACACAGACCGAGGCGCGGAACTGCCGGACCGCATCGAAGTCGGCTTCACTCTTGATCGTCTGTGGCACCGTGATCCGGACAACCGGCCCCTCAAGCTCAACCTCACAGCCGAGCCCTTCGAGCACTTTCTGCATCAGCGGGACATCAAGGATCTCCGGACAGTTGCTCAGTGTGGTGGTTCCTTCAGCGAGGAGCGCCGCCGCCATCAGCTTGAGAACGCTGTTCTTGGCACCGTCGACCTTCACCGAGCCCTGCAGGCGGGCTCCGCCTTTAACCAGAAAACTTTCCTTCACGGTTCCTCAGCGTAGCGGTTTTGGCACGGCGGAGGGAGCGGAAGCGCAATGTCCCGGAAATACAAAAAACGACCCGGAGAATTTTCCGGGTCGTTTCAGGTTTTGATCAGCCAGGATCAGGGCAGTGCGCCAATACGCCGGGCTGCATTAACCGCCTCATAGCGGGTATGTGCTCCAAGCTTGCGCATCACCGAGCGCAGGTAGCTCTTCACGGTCTCCGCACCGATGCCCATTTCCTCGGCGGCCTCGACATTGGTGTGCCCCAGGGCCACACAGGAGAGCACATCGAGTTCGCGGGCAGAGAGCTTGGTTGACTGCTTGACCCGGACCGGGCTGACCATCTGGTCACAGAGAACCTCAAGTTCCTTACGCAGGGACTCATCGTCAACCCGGTTAGCGAGCATGCGGAGCTTGGAGTGGGTGGAGCGAACCTGCTCCCACTCGGCGCCGTTCATGACACGCCCCTGCTTATTCGCGCCGGCGCGGCCACCTTCGGTACGACGCAGCGCGGAGTTCACCGCCAGATCCTGTTCAAGGGAGCGGGCTGTCATGGTGACTTCCTCAATGACCTTGTCACCGAGCCGCACCGGAGAGTGGACACCGACATAGAGCACGCCGCGAATCTCACGCTGGACGATCACCGGCACCGCGACGATGGAGTGAAGTCCCTCATCCTGAATCGCTCGGTCATACTCGTGACTGATCACGCTGGCACGCGTGTAGTCACTGACACCCACCGGACGGCGGGTTGAGACCACACGCCCACCGACACCCACACCCGGTTCAAGGATCAGGTTATGAAGAGCCGGGGTACGAAGACCCACCCACTGAGTGATCTGGAGACGATTGTCTGCCAACAGGCTGGCGTACATGGTCACCGGAATACCCGTGGCGGTCTTCAGGGAGGTCAATGCCACCCGGATAGCCTCTTCATCTTCATTCATGCGCTGAGAATCCACCGTTACCATCCTGCTTTACACCCTTCTAGGTGTAACCACTGCTACACCCCTTTGGGAGCTGAAATCACTAATAAGTGTGAAGTATATAGCTTCAACGGGGGTAAGCGAAACCGGTACCGGGCATGTTGTCGGCCAACTAATTAATTAATAGATACACAAAATGTGGAATTGAGGCCCCCCACCGGCACAAATGATAGCCAGCGCCCAAGTCCCTCCCAGCTTTTTAGCAGGTTGAAATGTTATGAGGGTTACAGGAACCGCCGGACACCCCGTTCAGACTGCAAACGTTTCCACAAATTGGGATCTAGGCCGCCAACCCCGGATTCCACAAAAACCCATCCGGAAACCAACACCGGGCCAGAGACCCCACCCCTATCCCGGTCAGTCTGCCAGTTTCATACCATGCTGTCTAGTTTGGTGGTGTACTATGACTCCTTGTTGGGTGAGATCACAGGAGCGATCCGTAGGCCGGGACACCTCGACCCGGGGCGCAACAGTGGTCCCCCAGGAAAAATCCGTTGAATTCTCAACACCCGATATAAAAGGAGCATCACCAAGATGGGCAAGATCTACGGCAACATCACCGAAACCATCGGCCGCACCCCGCTGGTTCGACTGAACGGGATCACCGAGGGCCTCAAGGCAGAGGTCCTGGTTAAGATCGAATCCTTCAACCCCGCCAACAGTGTCAAGGACCGCATCGGCCTGGCCATCATCAACGCCGCTGAGGAGTCCGGCGAGCTGAAGCCTGGTGGCACCCTCGTCGAGGCCACCTCCGGTAACACCGGTATCGCCCTGGCCCTCGTCGGCGCTGCCCGCGGTTACAACGTCGTGCTGACCATGCCGGAAACCATGTCCAATGAGCGTCGCGTCATGCTGCGCGCCTATGGTGCCGAGATCGTCCTGACCCCGGGTGCCGCCGGCATGCAGGGCGCCAAGGACAAGGCTGATGAGATCGTCGCTGAGCGTGAGGGGGCCATCCTGGCCCGCCAGTTCGAGAACGAGGCCAACCCGGCCATCCACCGCGCCACCACCGCTGAGGAGATCTGGGAGGACACCGAGGGCAAGATTGACCTCTTTGTCGCAGGTGTAGGCACCGGCGGCACCGTCACCGGTGTCGGCCAGGTCCTCAAGGAGCGCAAGCCGGACGTGAAGATCTACGCCGTTGAGCCCGAAGCTTCCCCGCTGCTGACTTCCGGCAAGGCTGGCCCGCACAAGATCCAGGGCCTGGGCGCCAACTTCATCCCGGAGGTCCTGGACCGCAAGATCCTCGACGACGTCCTGCTGGTCTCCAACGAGGACGCCATCGCCACTTCCCGCGAGCTGGGCGTCAAGGACGGCATCCTGGGCGGCATCTCCACCGGCGCCAACGTCAAGGCAGCCCTGGAACTGGCCAAGCTCCCGGAGAACGAGGGCAAGACCATCGTCACTGTCGTCTGCGACTACGGTGAGCGCTACGTCTCCACCATCCTCTACGAGGATATCCGCGACTAGTCTGCGGTTAACTCCCCCACATCGGGGATAAATGAACGCCCGTCGTGTCAGCCCATGCTGGCACGGCGGGCGTTTCTGCATCCCTGGTCCTCGGCGCCCTCCCCACCCTCCCCGGCAGCGGGGGCCGTCGATAAGCGGGGCTTTGAATCTAAATGTTCCCAGGGTCACACAGGAAAGTTAAGGCACTGCTAAACTTCCTTTCCATGTACAGCGTGTTGAAAACCATCCGCGAAGATCTGGCGAATGCCCGTGACCATGACCCGGCAGCACGCGGTGACGTGGAAAACGCCATCGTCTACTCCGGCCTCCACGCCATCTGGGCGCATCGCGTCGCCCACTGGCTCTGGGTACGAGGTGCGAAGGGCCCAGCGCGCATCCTCGCCCAGCTGACCCGGTTCCTCACCGGCATTGAGATTCATCCTGGTGCCACCATCGGCCGTCGTTTCTTCATCGACCACGGCATGGGGATCGTCATCGGCGAAACCGCTGAGATCGGTGAGGGTGTCATGCTTTACCACGGTGTGACACTCGGTGGTCAGGTGCTGACCCAGACGAAGCGCCATCCCACCCTGGAGGACAATGTCACCGTCGGCGCCGGCGCCAAGGTGCTCGGCCCCATCACCATCGGTGCAGGTTCCGCCATCGGCGCCAACGCCGTGGTGACCAAGGATGTACCCGCGAACCACATCGCCACCGGCATCCCGGCGAAGAACCGCCCCCGTGGCAAGGACGAGAAGATCAAACTGGTCGACCCGGACTATTACGTCATTTAATTCAGCCCTCCCCTCAGAGCACAACACCCGGTAGCCAGAAATCACCTGGCTGCCGGGTGTTGTCATTTCCCCGGGATGACGCCCCCGGGGATAAGCGCTAGACCGCCAGGTCGCGGTAGTCCTCGTTCTTGTTGAGGAAGTGCTCGACGGCGGAGCAGCTGGGACGGATCTTCAGGTTCTGCTCACGGGTGTCATCAAGGGCGAACTTGATCAGCGGGGAGGACAGCCCCTGGCCACGGAAGGCCGGATCAACAACAGTGTGGTCGAAGTCCCGGACCCCCTCGCTGGGGACGTAGGAGGCGAAGCCCGCCTCCTGCCCATCAACCTCGAGGACATAGCGGTTCTGCTCGGCTTCGTGACGGATGGTGCGGTTTTGCTCGGACATGTTTCTGCTCCTTGAATAAGGTCTTCAGATCACTGTCCATCCAGTATGCATCCTCCCCCGCCCCTCCGGTAGGGCAAGCAGCTGAACAACCCACCTTTTCCTGGGCGATCCCCGGGCTGTTAAGAGGACATTGCCGGTGTCGACGGTGGCAATCCACCCCAACATCCGCACAGGCCAGAAAAGAGAAAACACCCTCTCCCGGAGGAGAGGGTGTTGACTGTGGCCAGAGCCAGGATCGAACTGGCGACCTTCCACTTTTCAGGCGGACGCTCTACCAACTGAGCTATCTGGCCGGAAATCATCACTGAGGATAATCTCAGCGACCCTGACGGGACTTGAACCCGCGACCTCCGCCGTGACAGGGCGGCGCGCTAACCAACTGCGCCACAGGGCCTTAACCATTGCTCAGGAGCTTGTCCCTCGCAACGAGATGTAACTATACATAGATCATTCAATTAAGGACAAATCGCCAGTTCAACGCCATAATCCAACCTTAACGAGAGGCGCCCTGAGCGACCCGTCCGAAGGTGCTGTCACCAACTCGGGATGCGGGGCCCCTCCGCCCCGGACCCGACCCTGGGACAGCGCCCCCATAAAAGGCTCTCAGCCTCCACATGGATGGCGGTCAACCCCGTCTCGCCACCCCAGAATTAACCGCCAAAGGAAACCCTGAGTCACAGGCAGAAAATTAAATAGCATCCCCCACTGCAGGTAGCGCACTAACCTCAACGATATGCGACCCGACCGGCACCACCTCATTCCGGAC is a genomic window containing:
- a CDS encoding GNAT family N-acetyltransferase, which gives rise to MSEQNRTIRHEAEQNRYVLEVDGQEAGFASYVPSEGVRDFDHTVVDPAFRGQGLSSPLIKFALDDTREQNLKIRPSCSAVEHFLNKNEDYRDLAV
- the cysK gene encoding cysteine synthase A; translation: MGKIYGNITETIGRTPLVRLNGITEGLKAEVLVKIESFNPANSVKDRIGLAIINAAEESGELKPGGTLVEATSGNTGIALALVGAARGYNVVLTMPETMSNERRVMLRAYGAEIVLTPGAAGMQGAKDKADEIVAEREGAILARQFENEANPAIHRATTAEEIWEDTEGKIDLFVAGVGTGGTVTGVGQVLKERKPDVKIYAVEPEASPLLTSGKAGPHKIQGLGANFIPEVLDRKILDDVLLVSNEDAIATSRELGVKDGILGGISTGANVKAALELAKLPENEGKTIVTVVCDYGERYVSTILYEDIRD
- the ramA gene encoding acetate metabolism transcriptional regulator RamA, with the translated sequence MNEDEEAIRVALTSLKTATGIPVTMYASLLADNRLQITQWVGLRTPALHNLILEPGVGVGGRVVSTRRPVGVSDYTRASVISHEYDRAIQDEGLHSIVAVPVIVQREIRGVLYVGVHSPVRLGDKVIEEVTMTARSLEQDLAVNSALRRTEGGRAGANKQGRVMNGAEWEQVRSTHSKLRMLANRVDDESLRKELEVLCDQMVSPVRVKQSTKLSARELDVLSCVALGHTNVEAAEEMGIGAETVKSYLRSVMRKLGAHTRYEAVNAARRIGALP
- the epsC gene encoding serine O-acetyltransferase EpsC; protein product: MYSVLKTIREDLANARDHDPAARGDVENAIVYSGLHAIWAHRVAHWLWVRGAKGPARILAQLTRFLTGIEIHPGATIGRRFFIDHGMGIVIGETAEIGEGVMLYHGVTLGGQVLTQTKRHPTLEDNVTVGAGAKVLGPITIGAGSAIGANAVVTKDVPANHIATGIPAKNRPRGKDEKIKLVDPDYYVI
- the murA gene encoding UDP-N-acetylglucosamine 1-carboxyvinyltransferase; its protein translation is MKESFLVKGGARLQGSVKVDGAKNSVLKLMAAALLAEGTTTLSNCPEILDVPLMQKVLEGLGCEVELEGPVVRITVPQTIKSEADFDAVRQFRASVCVLGPLTARCGRAVVALPGGDAIGTRPLDMHQTGLEKLGASTRIQHGAVVAEVDQLVGANISLDFPSVGATENILTASVMAQGTTVLDNAAREPEIIDLCNMLNSMGAQVEGAGTSTITITGVEKLHPTEHEVIGDRIVAGTWAYAAAMTRGDITVGGISPTHLHLALEKLKVAGAEVETFANGFRVQMNQRPLAVDYQTLPFPGFPTDLQPMAIGIASIAEGMSVITENVFESRFRFVDEMARLGADATVDGHHVVIRGIEELSSTEVWSSDIRAGAGLVLAALVADDETRVHDVYHIDRGYPYFVENLQKLGADIRRVTHK